GGCCACAACAGACATGACAGATTGGTTCCTCCAGAggcaataatttatgcatgtgACCCTCCAGCCACGACCCCCAAGACATGTGAGACACGAGCTAAGTTATTGATACGACGACAACATCCATTGATGTCCTGAAATTTCATTATCAATGTCAATGCTGAAAGGGGGAAAAGCAAAACCCCTCCTTGCCACCTGTCCCatattgaaaattgattgaattgaaCTTTGATGACTTTGAACTATTGCGAAATGCGATTTTTGGAGgtcgtcgcagtcgcagtcgcagttgaGACATCAAAGCTTACAATGTTTCAACTCTGTGAGAAAGTGTGCCAAGAAGAGGGAAGACCAAGCTATCATTCGTTTCTGATTGGAAATGCATGACGCTAGAGTTAATTTTTTTGGCGCTGAACCAAACCGCAGTCAGGCAAACCTCAAGCAGTTCTCAGGCATGGCTGTGGCCACGAATCAGGCCAAACCTGCTGTCTATACCCTACATGGAATGGCCATCTAATTGTCAGCTGAATGACAAGGATTAATAAACCCCAACCAAGGAGAGAGCTACCCCCATGTGAGCTCTCATGACCTGACTGCATTAAACTGCTTTATGGCATGTAGAAATAAAATACCTATTTACCATATaaagaaaccaacaaaaggAAGGATGGATAGATAGACAGCACCATGTGTGCCACCTTCTGCTACTCTGTCCTCTGTCTATTGCTAAAAAGCCTAGCGAAATTCGCTGACGAGTCGAGACAGTGTCTCTGCCCCAACCCTTGGGTTACTCCTTCTAAAAATCCAACCAGTGCTCAGAGTTCTAGTCTGCATGTCTAAAATTACACTAAATTGTCGGCTTGGTGGGGAAAGGCGGGTGTGCTGAGGTGAGTTTATATATTGTTCTTGTTATTCTTGCTGGCTGGTGTGCATATCATGTGCAAAATATGAGCCTCAGGCTCGGAACAGTGTCTGCAATAGGAAAAGTAGCAGCAAAGTTATTGCTTTTTAATGGGGGATAAGCTCTGTTAGAACTAAATCTAAACTTAAATTgctatattttaaataaatgggTTTACTTTGGAACCAATTATTGCAAAACTTTAGAAATATCGCTAGGGTTAAGTGCAAGCCAAGGTTAAAAGTGTTGTTACATATATCCTTTTGGAATTTCTGATATTTAATGATACTTTTTCTGTTGActttaatttgaaaaatagctTAGCATTGAAATTACCTTTTCACCGATTGCCGACTATTTCTTGTAGAAAAATATTGGGATGTTACCGCATTTAGATGACATATGATATAATATATTATGACAGattatatttaattctttTGTTGTCAATGGTAATGGCAAAACATATCTAAAGTCTGTCCTGTTTTGGGCCCATAAAGATGCGCAAATTTCCAGGGGATTATAGCATCGAGATGTACCTCTAGAAATTCCCCACTGATCAGGGAATATCATACATTTTCAAGCTTCAATATTGGTGGAAAttttagaacatttttggcCCGATTAAAGCATTCAAACTTGTATCCAAAAATATTGCTTTACCACTCAAAGAATTCTCGCTACATTTATTGATTTGAACTTCCTCGAATAACCCTTTAGCCTTAGATTTTGTCACACTGTGCCGTAGAGAGAAAGTGTTTGAGTGTTTGAGTGGGTTGGGGGCTCCTTGCTCCAGCGCTGCTCCTTGTCCTTGTGTTGTCGGTTTCGGGTGTTTGGcaaccaaaataaaataaaataaaatccacCAGCTGACTGACTGGTGGCGGAGTTGGCGAACGCAGCGTATGAACAGCTACTCCGAGTGTGGCGCTATagtaacacaaaaaaaatatatgcgGCTCGACCTCATTCGTTGCCAGGAGTTACAAGCGCTCACAAACGCTGTGCGGACCGCGGATCCATGTGGGATTTGCCCACCTAGCAGAGACACTCGGTTGGGCGGATTAGAAAAAGGTTCGGCGCTTAATTAACCGGGGAAAATTATTGACTCACATTTACACCTTGCTCCATGGGTCATTAATAATCGCTTGTTTTTGCCTCTGTCTCTTGTTTCGCCGCAGTTTCAATTTGCCGCGCATTAGCGCCCGACTGGAGCGCCTGATGGGCACCAATGTGGTCAAGCTGACGGATCGCGCGTACATGAAGGAGCTGCGGGAGCGCATCGACGAGGATTACCGCAAACAGCTGCTGTCCCGCATCCGGGCCCGTGAGGtaagcagaaccagaacccaaatctttatatttttacccCAATTAGCTTTGAGGTGGGAGGCtcagacacacaaatgtgaccaatttgtttggttggtaattcaattttcataaaGTTCTCCCTAAGAAAATAACGCAAAATGTGAGACAAGAGACCTAAACAAATTTGACGCCCCAGAGTCACGTAGAAGAGCAAACTTTAAGAGGATGAGGAAGGGTTATACTCGCTTTGAGGGTGGTTTTGTAACGAAAGGAGTTTAGGGAGTTAGCTAGGGATTTGCTTGAAGACTATAATGTAAAAGTTTCATTAAGATAGTTTATTGAGTACTCACTGAAAGATTATTTTCTGTGCAAGAGAAGCAAAGCTCAAGCTGTAATATTGCACTGCTAACCTTCTACCCTTTTACTTAAGGTATCCGCTagtcttttttcttttgtttccttcATCTTCCACTTGTTTATTGGCTGCGATTTCATTTTCTTGCTTACCCTTTTCAAGTTTGCCCTTTTTTCAGCGAAAGTGTCCCAAAGTTTTTCAATGACGCCGACACCGCCATCGCCCACTCATTTTTCTTGCGCCCCGCTTGCCAGGGGTAAGGGGCATTTTAAGGGGAAAGCACAAACAATTGAATTCAATGAGCCTCCGacatgaaaatggcaaatccAAGCCGTCAAAGTAATAAAAATTAGACCagcaacagacacagagacacagcaCATACAGATACCCGGCGAAGAGTCTTTTTGGAGCTCTTTTATGTCTGTGAGACATGCGAGGTGGGGGGAAACTATGAAGTACAAAGTGCTTCACTGCGGATACAGATACTTAGAGATCTGTCCGTACGATATGCAATTCCAAAAGGGAAGGAAAACTTTATTCACGCTTCCAATTGCACTTTTTGACGGGAGCTGCGCAATGCGGCACGGAGTAGCAGATAGAAGTGCCGGTATAAGGTGTCAGGAAATTGGCCCTTGAGTGCTAAGAGGTAGTACACACAGACATGACTTTAGGGGGTGTACTGGGGCACCAAGGACGACTGCTTAAATTAGACCAAAGACAAAATAAAAGCTTTGCCAGCCGCTAAGAGGCTCAGAGTAACATTTGGCTTTGATATTAACCGCAGACTAATCGTTAATGAAAGGAGCTACGGCATTGTGGATATTTCGACTAAAGGTTACGCTGTAACCTGTAAACTGCTGTAAATAATTTTTCTAAGTTTTTGCAGAATCAAACACaattcaaaatcaattcaCGCCTTGTCTCTCTATTCCCATTGATCGCTATTACTAACGGCGCTTTACGCTTTACGCAGGTAGCGTTGACAAAGCAGACCGTCAGTAAAGCTGAGAGAGTCAATCAGCTTGCTCTCAGAGAGCGATTTATGCGTAAACCCAAATGCATTTAGTAATAAGATGACGTGCGGAACTTTTgcagctcgctctctcagctcttaGAGcgacaagcgctagaaagagatagcactctttttgtgttggtaCTTTCGTTCATACTGACAAACGGATGATTCTCGAAAGAGAGTAAATGGGGAGGGCAGCTTGGATGGCACTTTCGGCTACCTGCTTGCAGTGACCTAACTGTAATTTGTTCCCTTTGCCAAATCGGCGTTTCGCTGCtgtagtttttatttgctgcgagatattttcttttcgttACACACTCCTCCATAAATGTAGCATTCCGCCCTTACTTTCCATTTACTGGGTACAACAACAGCCGCAGTAGCGACTAACCACAAACATTCGTCTTTAATATAAACCACAccacaacaaattgttaatCAAGAACTACCACAAATACGAGTGAATATTTGGGCGCACAGCTTGTAATGCCATCAAGGGCAACTGAGctaaagtgaaattaaatattttctcagATGAAAGAAGTGGAGCGGGAACGCATGCTTATTATAGAGGGTAAATCGGATGTGATACCAGACGAACTGGCCGACGATCCCATATTCATGGTCAACAAAGATGCCAACTTGGAAATACAGAAAGAGCGCTCCAAGGTGAGTTACCAGACCCAAGCCTCAGCTCATCGTTTACCGTACCGTTTGCAGTTGAAAACGAGTCGCGAGAAGAATGCGGAGCGTCTGAAGCTGCAGGGCGTAAAATGGGAGCGAGAGCGCCTCCAGCACGCTGCCCAGGAAgccgagctgctggccaagaaacGCGAGAGGCAGCGCGCCCAAAAGCTGCTGGTGGAACAGTACCGTACGGAGGATGCCGAACGCGGCATGGACCTGTTGCGGTAAGTAACCGTTCCCCCACACCCAAATATCTCCGCCTCTAATGACTGTTTAATGGCTGGGAGAATGTtggcaaaattaaaaaaagcgCCAAACGATAACAATACATTATTCCGCGTTGTCGCTCAACGCCTTCTGCGGGGCTTTTTATCCTTTGCAGAACGTGGGAAAAACGCGCGGGCGGTGGCTGAACCCAGTGGCTTACGCTGGGGCTATGCAGTGGAGTTGGGGCATGTtgggaaatttatgaaaaatgtttgacagTTTTTGTGTACACTCTAATAAGGGATAATTTCACGTTACGTGGGTTCTTTATAGGGTTCTTCCTTTACAATGTAGTTCAATACAATCCAAATTCTAACGATTACCAAATCCTTTAGGTTCTCCCTTCTAAACACCCTAATAACACCACCCCAAGAAAGTGTATCTACACACCCGTATATAGCCCCACCAGATAGAAGCATTTTGCTGTCGTTAATACATTTTAGCCGAGGGCATCCCCACATTAATATGCATGAGTTGAATGTTTGGCGAGTTCCTTATGGAATCGCGGAgctaatgaaaaaaaaaaatccccTGCCTTTTCGCATTCGCCCACAGCATTGAGAACGAGGATTGGCGCGAGTGCGAGCAGAGCCTGAAGGAGTTCCTGGAGATGGAGCGTGCCAAAATGAAGGAGCGTTCGCTGCGCGTTCCCCAGCCCTTCTCCTCGGATCCATTGGACATACAGAATATAGTGAAAGCAAGGTAAAGTACAATTCAAGTCTCTGAGGCAATGTGTCACCTGTAATACCCTGTAATTTGCAGACAAAAGTTCCGCGAAACTGagctgcgtatacgcaatcaGCTGGAGGGTAAACTAAAGGACCCCAGCACCCCGATTACGGCCAGGGAGTTGAATGAATTCATGGAGGATGCACACCGAGCCAGCATTGAGATGATGCGTGAGACATCGATGGACTCGGTCCATGATGCGCTGCCGAGAAAATACCTGGACGATGCCACCGATGTCTCCGACGAAACGATTGTCAGCGAGGATGCCATCAGCCTGACACTGGCCAAGCAGCAGTATGCCGCGGAGCTGGAAACCGAAATGGAGGATGAGTTCAATCGTGGACTGCTCATATCCAAGCAGCAGTACGATCAGCTGCGTTTTGAGGATGAGAAAATTGTGGCGCTACGCAATGCCAAGGTGGGTTCGCAAGAAAGGTGTTGCCTCGGTTCAGCTTTCCTCTaattttgtttcccttttcaGGACATTCGCGAACTCTATTTACTGGCTGAAGAGATCATCATGGGCGACATCGTTGAGGAAGTCGAAGAGGGCGAAGAGGAGGCtggcgaggagcaggaggccgAAATACCCAGCTCCGATCACGAGCCGGAGGCCAAGCCGGCCTaaagtattattattttcatttgtttatcaGCGTTGGAGCAGCGAGAATCTGTCTGTGTTTTCTCCTGCTTCAttttccacaaacaacaaaaagttatACAAAGTTTtcgtacaaatatttcatttttctgttggttttttttataatattttgtgcaAAACCTCaacgattttttgttgcagaatGTAATCATTCGATTTGGGATTCGAAATTGGCTAAACGTCAGCGTCAGCTGTCACCCAGACACGctgatgatttgatttgtgtcATTATCTGTCATTGCGGTTTTGGTTTAATTAAGGCTGTGACGCGTTGACGAGGCCCATATAATCATACCAATAAAACGTACCAAAAAATCCAGAAATACACACGGCAATCGCTGGGCGAACTCATTGGGCTTATTGCACATTTCACGTGCCCGCAGACAAGTAtgctacaaatatttgcttagtGATAGAGCCAGAGGGAGATATGGTGGGGGTTGTTCTCATTAACATTTTCGCCAACAAATCTCTGGCAGCTAATTACTGATATTTTTTTTAGAGACAGCTAATGGCAAATATATTTGTCTTTCAGAGGGAAAAAGTTGATGAAGAGCTATAAAAattttggaaaattaattgGGATTATGTTTTAAAGCAAAGGATTGTTAAAGtagtagaaaaataaatccaaaattccccattttttccatttctgtttACCAAAACATCTCCAATGCTAACTCCAAGCGTTTTCCCTACAAAACCGTTTCCCAGAACACCCCGTGGAAATCTCAGCGTAATTAGTTTTGCGATAATATCATTATCAATTGCACGTCGCGGCGCACCGCTTATTGAGCGGCACGACACATATGCCCCCTATTGCACAAGCCCCACAGGAAGGGCGTGACGCAGGCCCatggcttgtgtgtgtgtgtgggtggttcAAGGGCCTGATGCAATTCGATACGCAGAAACCGTTTAAGACGATTTCAAtgtgaaggaggagcagcaaatacaaaaaaaaggcacgAAAAATAACAAGACAATGACTAAAAATAGTCCAGAtaatatctaaaaatataacTTTTGGCAACTTCTCATATGGCTTCCCCACTCACGTCTTTCCAGCCCAAAGAACACTTTAACTTTGCAGCGCGGTATTGTTATTggttttctcttctcttttctgttgGGGTAAGTGTCATCTTGGGTTGCCCCCGGCAAttggcaaaaagaaagcccTCTATATGCTTATTTTGTCGGTCCGCCTTTTAGgccaaaacaacagaaacacacactggaAACAATACCAAGGAGAGAATCGAACGGGGGGGGGAATGCAAATCAGGTGGGATTGTGCCACATTACTCACAGCAAATTTCACTTTAAAGTGTCTTTCATTTGTT
The sequence above is a segment of the Drosophila subobscura isolate 14011-0131.10 chromosome U, UCBerk_Dsub_1.0, whole genome shotgun sequence genome. Coding sequences within it:
- the LOC117902549 gene encoding uncharacterized protein LOC117902549 isoform X1, which produces MARLVFSDKDHDAYDPKKYKVVHKNHWRQVSLLLQPSHKKWWEDPDVIVAFNLPRISARLERLMGTNVVKLTDRAYMKELRERIDEDYRKQLLSRIRAREMKEVERERMLIIEGKSDVIPDELADDPIFMVNKDANLEIQKERSKLKTSREKNAERLKLQGVKWERERLQHAAQEAELLAKKRERQRAQKLLVEQYRTEDAERGMDLLRIENEDWRECEQSLKEFLEMERAKMKERSLRVPQPFSSDPLDIQNIVKARQKFRETELRIRNQLEGKLKDPSTPITARELNEFMEDAHRASIEMMRETSMDSVHDALPRKYLDDATDVSDETIVSEDAISLTLAKQQYAAELETEMEDEFNRGLLISKQQYDQLRFEDEKIVALRNAKDIRELYLLAEEIIMGDIVEEVEEGEEEAGEEQEAEIPSSDHEPEAKPA
- the LOC117902549 gene encoding uncharacterized protein LOC117902549 isoform X2, producing MVGGSRCHCCMKEVERERMLIIEGKSDVIPDELADDPIFMVNKDANLEIQKERSKLKTSREKNAERLKLQGVKWERERLQHAAQEAELLAKKRERQRAQKLLVEQYRTEDAERGMDLLRIENEDWRECEQSLKEFLEMERAKMKERSLRVPQPFSSDPLDIQNIVKARQKFRETELRIRNQLEGKLKDPSTPITARELNEFMEDAHRASIEMMRETSMDSVHDALPRKYLDDATDVSDETIVSEDAISLTLAKQQYAAELETEMEDEFNRGLLISKQQYDQLRFEDEKIVALRNAKDIRELYLLAEEIIMGDIVEEVEEGEEEAGEEQEAEIPSSDHEPEAKPA